One window of the Carnobacterium maltaromaticum DSM 20342 genome contains the following:
- the recX gene encoding recombination regulator RecX: MAEKNKLEQLTQKNENTFPLITKIEVQKKAKERYNIYLNGEYAFPVDEAILVKYILHKGMEISPEFRAELEEQDGFHKAYNRALNYLNYGLRSEKEVRDDLIKHEITFATAQAVVDKLKMQNYINDSTYAESYTRTGANLGGKGPRVITQELKKRGIGDETISQALEQYPFEQMLENGLALAEKVVKRTARSSSRETKNKIQQNLMQKGFSSDIIQEVLQNIDTQKDDEDEYAALKDQGDKLWRKHSRLDLSKKKQKVKTSLFQKGFPGDLISQFVTEKEMEEEDE; encoded by the coding sequence ATGGCTGAAAAAAATAAGCTAGAGCAACTAACCCAGAAAAATGAGAATACGTTTCCTCTTATTACTAAGATTGAAGTCCAAAAAAAAGCAAAGGAACGTTACAATATTTATTTAAATGGCGAGTACGCTTTTCCTGTAGATGAAGCAATTTTAGTGAAATATATTCTGCACAAAGGTATGGAGATTTCGCCAGAATTTAGAGCAGAGCTTGAAGAACAAGATGGTTTTCATAAAGCTTATAATCGTGCTTTAAATTATCTAAACTATGGTTTACGCTCTGAAAAAGAAGTTCGGGACGATTTGATTAAACATGAAATAACTTTTGCCACAGCACAAGCGGTAGTGGATAAATTGAAAATGCAAAATTATATTAATGACAGTACCTATGCGGAAAGTTATACTAGAACAGGAGCTAATCTTGGTGGTAAAGGGCCAAGGGTCATTACACAAGAATTAAAAAAACGCGGAATAGGCGATGAAACTATTAGCCAAGCGTTAGAGCAGTATCCATTTGAACAAATGTTAGAAAATGGGTTAGCTTTGGCTGAAAAAGTAGTTAAACGAACTGCCCGTAGTTCTTCTAGAGAAACTAAAAATAAAATTCAACAAAATTTAATGCAAAAAGGTTTTTCTAGTGATATTATTCAAGAAGTTTTACAAAATATAGATACTCAAAAAGACGATGAAGATGAGTATGCAGCTTTAAAGGATCAAGGAGATAAATTATGGCGCAAACATAGTCGTCTAGATTTAAGTAAGAAAAAGCAGAAAGTAAAAACAAGTTTATTTCAAAAAGGTTTTCCAGGTGATTTAATTAGCCAGTTTGTAACGGAAAAAGAAATGGAAGAAGAGGACGAATGA
- the mutY gene encoding A/G-specific adenine glycosylase, with amino-acid sequence MTEEKLRVDTQKTEITMWSEKKITDFRSHFLSWYDLEKRTLPWRENNDPYRIWVSEIMLQQTRVDTVIPYYLNFMKLFPTTADLAAAEEDTLLKVWEGLGYYSRVRNLQKAAIQIMNEFSGEMPTNPEDIATLKGIGPYTTGAISSMAFQLPVPAVDGNVMRVVSRLFEISEDIAKPASRKTFEAIMNQIIDPYKPGDFNQAMMDLGSSTCTPTTPTCNLCPINEFCQAFEAGTMTQYPVKSKKKKAKPVYYAGLLIQNERGEFLIEKRPAEGLLANMWTFPLLPEELLTVGTGLKIGKLNDKLPETIETQVLNNLSVESRQRYQIEPIWLKKPFGEVVHLFSHLKWFITSYYGKMSSEMLTEAPENCLWVHPSDFENYTFPGPQQKMWKSYLTKFEK; translated from the coding sequence ATGACTGAAGAGAAGTTAAGAGTAGATACTCAAAAAACAGAAATAACCATGTGGTCAGAAAAAAAAATCACTGATTTTAGAAGCCATTTTTTAAGTTGGTATGATTTAGAAAAACGCACTCTCCCTTGGCGAGAAAATAATGATCCTTACCGTATTTGGGTATCTGAAATTATGCTACAGCAAACACGAGTGGATACAGTAATTCCATACTATTTAAATTTCATGAAATTATTTCCAACTACCGCCGATCTTGCTGCTGCAGAAGAAGATACATTATTAAAGGTTTGGGAAGGCTTAGGATACTATTCAAGAGTCAGAAATTTGCAAAAAGCAGCAATCCAAATTATGAATGAATTTTCAGGAGAAATGCCTACCAACCCAGAAGATATTGCAACCTTAAAAGGAATTGGTCCGTATACGACAGGAGCAATTTCGAGTATGGCTTTTCAGTTGCCAGTCCCAGCAGTGGATGGTAATGTTATGCGAGTTGTTAGTCGCTTATTTGAGATTAGTGAAGACATTGCAAAGCCAGCATCACGAAAGACTTTTGAAGCAATCATGAATCAAATTATTGATCCATACAAACCAGGGGATTTTAATCAAGCGATGATGGATTTAGGTTCAAGTACTTGTACTCCAACTACACCAACATGTAATTTATGTCCTATCAATGAGTTCTGTCAGGCATTCGAAGCTGGGACAATGACTCAGTACCCAGTGAAAAGCAAAAAGAAAAAAGCTAAACCAGTTTATTATGCAGGACTATTAATTCAAAATGAACGAGGTGAGTTTCTGATTGAGAAACGACCAGCAGAAGGATTACTAGCTAATATGTGGACTTTTCCATTATTGCCAGAAGAGTTATTGACAGTTGGAACAGGTCTGAAAATAGGCAAATTAAATGATAAATTACCCGAAACAATCGAAACACAAGTACTCAACAACCTTTCAGTAGAGAGTAGACAACGTTATCAAATAGAACCAATTTGGTTAAAAAAACCCTTTGGAGAAGTTGTTCATTTGTTTAGTCATTTAAAATGGTTTATCACTTCCTACTATGGAAAAATGTCCAGTGAAATGCTTACGGAAGCTCCAGAAAACTGCCTTTGGGTCCATCCTAGTGACTTTGAAAACTATACTTTTCCTGGTCCTCAACAAAAAATGTGGAAAAGCTACTTGACTAAATTTGAGAAATAG
- the rlmD gene encoding 23S rRNA (uracil(1939)-C(5))-methyltransferase RlmD — MNPQHTIEIGQRFPLTIKRLGINGEGIGYYKRTIVFVKGALPEEEVVAEVTEVMPKYATATIKKIRKKSVSRVVPPCDVYEACGGCQLQHLAYDKQLDFKRDMVLQSLEKFKPAGYEKFDLRPTIGMDDPWRYRNKAQFQVRMTEENQIIAGLYGEGTHKLVDINNCIVQRPETTKVIQVVKGLLAELEIPIYNEIKHSGIVKTIVCRVGIQTGEVQLVLVTNSKKLPKKRQFLEQIKILLPEVVSIMQNVNQEKTSLVMGEETIHLAGKNSITEKLDDFAFDLSARAFFQLNPEQTAVLYDEARKALKLAPNETLVDAYCGVGTIGLSLAKEAKEVRGMDIIPEAIEDATKNAKKLGLDHVRYEVGKAESLLPLWMKRGFKPDALVVDPPRTGLDRELIKAINKTKPKKMVYISCNPSTLARDLVDLSKVYTIDYLQSIDMFPQTARCEVVVRLTAK; from the coding sequence ATGAACCCACAACATACAATAGAAATAGGGCAACGTTTCCCATTAACAATTAAACGTCTTGGGATTAATGGCGAAGGTATCGGCTACTACAAACGGACGATTGTTTTTGTAAAAGGCGCTTTACCAGAAGAAGAAGTTGTTGCTGAAGTTACAGAGGTTATGCCTAAGTATGCAACAGCGACAATTAAAAAAATTCGTAAAAAATCAGTTAGTCGTGTCGTACCACCTTGTGATGTTTATGAAGCCTGTGGTGGCTGTCAATTACAACATTTAGCTTATGATAAACAACTAGATTTTAAACGTGATATGGTTCTCCAATCCTTAGAAAAATTTAAACCTGCTGGCTATGAAAAATTTGATTTACGTCCTACTATCGGAATGGATGATCCTTGGCGTTACCGCAACAAGGCTCAATTTCAAGTCCGAATGACAGAGGAAAATCAAATTATTGCTGGATTATATGGTGAAGGTACGCATAAGTTAGTTGATATTAATAATTGTATCGTCCAACGACCTGAAACGACTAAGGTTATTCAAGTAGTAAAAGGACTTTTAGCTGAACTTGAAATCCCAATTTATAATGAAATTAAACATAGCGGGATTGTGAAAACGATTGTTTGTCGTGTCGGTATTCAAACGGGTGAAGTTCAACTGGTCTTAGTAACGAACAGTAAAAAATTGCCTAAGAAAAGACAATTCCTTGAACAAATCAAAATCCTTTTACCAGAAGTAGTTTCAATTATGCAAAATGTCAATCAAGAAAAGACTTCTCTTGTTATGGGAGAAGAAACAATACATTTAGCTGGAAAAAATAGTATTACTGAAAAACTTGATGATTTTGCTTTTGATTTATCTGCTCGGGCTTTCTTTCAATTGAATCCTGAACAAACTGCTGTATTATATGACGAAGCTCGTAAAGCCCTTAAATTAGCACCTAACGAGACTTTAGTTGATGCTTATTGTGGAGTTGGAACAATTGGGCTTAGCTTAGCTAAAGAAGCTAAGGAAGTTCGTGGGATGGATATTATCCCTGAAGCGATTGAAGATGCAACTAAAAATGCTAAAAAATTAGGCTTGGATCATGTTCGTTATGAAGTTGGTAAAGCTGAATCTCTACTTCCTTTATGGATGAAGCGCGGATTTAAACCTGATGCTTTAGTAGTTGATCCGCCTCGAACTGGATTGGATCGTGAATTGATTAAAGCTATCAATAAAACAAAACCGAAAAAAATGGTTTATATTTCATGTAACCCTTCAACCTTGGCCCGTGATTTAGTCGATTTAAGTAAAGTCTATACAATTGATTATCTCCAATCAATTGATATGTTTCCACAAACAGCACGTTGTGAAGTTGTTGTTAGATTGACGGCAAAATAA